A genomic segment from Salvia splendens isolate huo1 chromosome 13, SspV2, whole genome shotgun sequence encodes:
- the LOC121761416 gene encoding uncharacterized protein LOC121761416, giving the protein MNRQLPTYIYAFYLANQFSSSHVFLLFKTDPCEEKYGITELEQSKREGAMTEIETEEMEGNGDLEPRHRCGGATEQRGSDSSGTRKTLTETHRDSDLAGDNSYTDQQPRNQRTAAAAATLEQRRLDFGSDGVDATAAAPPGGSAAGFPPLRLQRWLRATEMRKPDHATAPTAPWRQHSVFPASSGRRRGMNWRSRRKFGGIGVDLIRERDVGRWVEVLGLNLETRVRKETSQVNRDRKGKKVFSG; this is encoded by the exons ATGAATCGGCAACTACCTACATACATATATGCATTCTACCTCGCAAATCAGTTTTCATCATCACATGTCTTTCTACTTTTCAAAACTGACCCCTGCGAAGAGAAGTATGGAATAACTGAATTAGAGCAGAGCAAGCGTGAAGGCGCTATGACAGAAATTGAGACGGAAGAGATGGAGGGTAACGGCGATTTAGAACCGCGACATCGATGTGGTGGCGCGACCGAACAGCGAGGCAGTGACAGCAGCGGCACGAGAAAGACATTGACGGAGACTCACCGTGATTCAGATCTGGCCGGCGACAACTCCTACACCGATCAGCAGCCTCGCAATCAAcggacagcagcagcagcagcgactCTGGAGCAGCGGCGGCTGGACTTCGGCAGCGACGGCGTGGATGCGACAGCAGCAGCCCCTCCCGGCGGATCGGCGGCAGGATTTCCTCCACTCCGACTGCAGCGGTGGCTTCGCGCGACGGAGATGAGGAAGCCTGACCATGCGACTGCGCCGACAGCACCGTGGCGGCAACACTCCGTCTTCCCGGCGAGCAGCGGCCGGCGTCGTGGGATGAATTGGAGAAGCCGACGGAAATTTGGAGGAATTGGCGTCGATTTGATCAGAGAGAGAGACGTTGGGAGATGGGTGGAAGTTTTGGGCCTCAATTTGGAGACAAGAGTTAGAAAG gaaacatcgcaagtgaatcgtgatcgcaagggaaagaaagtGTTTTCGggttaa
- the LOC121761061 gene encoding uncharacterized protein LOC121761061, with amino-acid sequence MSALSNSVVISERPLLHFSSGSYLKSADGLGSPKLAFSKDGARKSRSLSKALTVQASYNDGGRPSNGGAFITGFVLGGLLVGTLGCVYAPQISKALTGTEKKDLMKKLPKFLYDEEKALEKQRKKLAEKIEQLNSAIDNVSTQLKTEEEPPTVEALNVEEDIEALV; translated from the exons ATGTCAGCTTTATCCAATTCTGTTGTCATTTCGGAACGCCCTCTTCTCCATTTCTCGTCTG GTTCGTATCTGAAATCAGCAGATGGTTTAGGGTCCCCCAAGTTGGCCTTCAGCAAAGACGGCGCAAGGAAATCAAGAAGCCTGAGTAAAGCACTCACTGTCCAAGCCAGTTACAA TGACGGTGGAAGACCAAGCAACGGAGGTGCCTTTATTACTGGATTTGTTCTAGGGGGATTACTCGTTGGAACACTTGGTTGTGTCTATGCACCTCAG ATTAGCAAAGCTTTAACTGGTACTGAGAAGAAGGATTTGATGAAAAAGCTGCCCAAATTCCTCTACGACGAAGAGAAGGCTTTAGAG AAACAACGCAAGAAACTAGCTGAGAAGATCGAACAACTCAACTCGGCTATAGATAATGTGTCGACTCAATTGAAGACAGAAGAAGAACCCCCTACTGTGGAAGCTTTGAATGTAGAGGAGGACATAGAAGCTCTTGTCTAA
- the LOC121762562 gene encoding Fanconi anemia group J protein homolog isoform X1 has protein sequence MVKVHFLPSDDCSRPVLDIEDSVNVGLRVKGCSYFASRAMVEEAELIFCPYDYIINPAIREGHKINLPGSVIILDEAHNIDDVARECGSIDLEEEYLLELKTDLAQLSMIDDMTYRPLLEMTKGILGWIDRRKNTLGSDVKCRCWTGDEALKELEDASISLQNFGNLQDCAKKAIKAATEVKSDMHRLRRKGFSLRYAISSLRFTALISHCNELRRKLKVMLKLSLFLLSMNS, from the exons ATGGTCAAAGTTCATTTCCTTCCTAGCGATGATTGTTCGCGACCGGTGCTCGACATTGAAGATAGTGTCAACGTTGGGCTACGTGTTAAAG GTTGTTCCTATTTCGCATCACGTGCTATGGTGGAAGAAGCAGAATTGATCTTCTGCCCATACGACTATATCATCAATCCAGCGATCCGGGAGGGACACAAAATTAATTTGCCCGGGAGCGTCATTATTTTAGATGAAGCCCA TAACATTGATGATGTAGCTCGCGAGTGTGGAAGTATTGATCTTGAGGAGGAATATCTTCTCG AGTTGAAGACAGACCTGGCACAACTGAGCATGATTGATGACATGACTTACCGACCCTTGCTTGAGATGACTAAG GGCATATTGGGATGGATTGACCGGAGAAAAAATACACTGGGGAGTGATGTCAAGTGCCGCTG TTGGACCGGAGATGAAGCATTAAAGGAGCTGGAGGATGCTAGTATCTCATTGCAGAATTTTGGAAACTTACAAGATTGTGCCAAAAAG GCTATCAAAGCTGCTACAGAAGTTAAGTCGGATATGCATCGTTTAAGGCGAAAG GGTTTTTCTCTACGCTATGCTATTTCTTCTCTGAGATTCACAGCTTTGATCTCGCATTGCAACGAGCTTCGAAGAAAGTTGAAGGTAATGCTTAAGCTCTCGTTATTCCTTTTGTCTATGAATTCTTAA
- the LOC121759957 gene encoding glyceraldehyde-3-phosphate dehydrogenase B, chloroplastic-like, protein MASHAALASSRIPTSTRLTSKTGHSFPAQCFSKKLEVAEFSGLRSSGCVTFAKNAREASFFDAVAAQLTPMTAGSTPVKGETVAKLKVAINGFGRIGRNFLRCWHGRKDSPLEVVVVNDSGGVKNASHLLKYDSMLGTFKADVKIVDNETISVDGKPIKVVANRDPLKLPWAELGIDIVIEGTGVFVDGPGAGKHIQAGAKKVIITAPAKGADIPTYVVGVNEQDYSHEVANIISNASCTTNCLAPFVKILDEEFGIVKGTMTTTHSYTGDQRLLDASHRDLRRARAAALNIVPTSTGAAKAVSLVLPQLKGKLNGIALRVPTPNVSVVDLVVNTAKKGMSAEDVNAAFRKAADGPLEGVLAVCDVPLVSVDFRCSDVSSTIDSSLTMVMGDDMVKVVAWYDNEWGYSQRVVDLAHLVAAKWPGASTQGSGDPLEDYCKTNPADEECKVYEA, encoded by the exons ATGGCTTCCCATGCAGCATTAGCATCTTCAAGAATCCCAACAAGCACGAGGCTTACATCGAAAACCGGTCACTCTTTTCCAGCTCAATGCTTTTCTAAG AAGCTCGAGGTGGCTGAATTCTCCGGCCTTAGGTCGAGTGGATGTGTGACTTTCGCCAAGAATGCTAGGGAGGCTTCTTTCTTCGATGCAGTGGCTGCACAGCTCACTCCAATG ACTGCAGGATCCACGCCCGTTAAGGGAGAGACCGTTGCAAAATTGAAGGTCGCGATAAATGGTTTCGGGCGCATTGGGAGGAACTTCCTCCGCTGCTGGCATGGCCGGAAGGACTCACCACTTGAGGTGGTGGTCGTGAACGACAGTGGTGGTGTCAAGAAC GCCTCCCACTTGCTCAAGTACGACTCCATGCTTGGCACTTTCAAAGCGGATGTCAAGATAGTCGACAATGAGACCATCAGTGTAGACGGGAAGCCCATCAAGGTTGTCGCCAACAGGGACCCTCTCAAGCTTCCTTGGGCTGAACTTGGCATTGACATTGTCATTGAG GGGACCGGTGTTTTTGTGGATGGTCCGGGAGCGGGCAAGCACATTCAAGCTGGAGCCAAGAAGGTTATCATCACTGCTCCGGCTAAAGGGGCCGATATTCCAACCTACGTTGTTGGTGTCAACGAACAAGACTACTCCCATGAAGTCGCTAACATCATAAG CAATGCTTCTTGCACCACCAACTGTTTGGCTCCTTTTGTGAAGATATTAGATGAAGAATTTG GCATTGTTAAGGGAACTATGACAACTACACACTCCTACACTGGTGATCAG AGGCTTCTAGATGCTTCGCACCGTGACTTGAGGAGAGCGAGAGCCGCAGCGTTGAACATCGTGCCAACGAGCACCGGTGCAGCCAAGGCCGTGTCGCTAGTCCTGCCTCAgctgaagggcaagctgaacgGCATCGCCCTCCGTGTGCCGACGCCCAACGTCTCAGTCGTGGACCTCGTCGTGAACACCGCGAAGAAGGGGATGTCGGCGGAGGATGTCAATGCTGCGTTCAGGAAAGCGGCGGACGGACCGCTGGAGGGCGTATTGGCTGTGTGCGATGTCCCCCTCGTCTCCGTCGACTTCCGCTGCAGCGACGTCTCCTCCACCATCGACTCCTCGTTGACCATGGTGATGGGCGATGACATGGTGAAGGTCGTGGCATGGTACGATAACGAGTGGGGATACAG CCAAAGAGTGGTCGATTTGGCTCATTTGGTGGCGGCAAAATGGCCCGGAGCTTCGACACAAGGGAGTGGAGATCCATTGGAGGACTATTGCAAGACCAACCCTGCAGATGAGGAATGCAAGGTCTATGAAGCTTAG
- the LOC121762562 gene encoding Fanconi anemia group J protein homolog isoform X2: MVKVHFLPSDDCSRPVLDIEDSVNVGLRVKGCSYFASRAMVEEAELIFCPYDYIINPAIREGHKINLPGSVIILDEAHNIDDVARECGSIDLEEEYLLELKTDLAQLSMIDDMTYRPLLEMTKGILGWIDRRKNTLGSDVKCRCWTGDEALKELEDASISLQNFGNLQDCAKKAIKAATEVKSDMHRLRRKGFSLRYAISSLRFTALISHCNELRRKLKMFGLRPTHSACGA; encoded by the exons ATGGTCAAAGTTCATTTCCTTCCTAGCGATGATTGTTCGCGACCGGTGCTCGACATTGAAGATAGTGTCAACGTTGGGCTACGTGTTAAAG GTTGTTCCTATTTCGCATCACGTGCTATGGTGGAAGAAGCAGAATTGATCTTCTGCCCATACGACTATATCATCAATCCAGCGATCCGGGAGGGACACAAAATTAATTTGCCCGGGAGCGTCATTATTTTAGATGAAGCCCA TAACATTGATGATGTAGCTCGCGAGTGTGGAAGTATTGATCTTGAGGAGGAATATCTTCTCG AGTTGAAGACAGACCTGGCACAACTGAGCATGATTGATGACATGACTTACCGACCCTTGCTTGAGATGACTAAG GGCATATTGGGATGGATTGACCGGAGAAAAAATACACTGGGGAGTGATGTCAAGTGCCGCTG TTGGACCGGAGATGAAGCATTAAAGGAGCTGGAGGATGCTAGTATCTCATTGCAGAATTTTGGAAACTTACAAGATTGTGCCAAAAAG GCTATCAAAGCTGCTACAGAAGTTAAGTCGGATATGCATCGTTTAAGGCGAAAG GGTTTTTCTCTACGCTATGCTATTTCTTCTCTGAGATTCACAGCTTTGATCTCGCATTGCAACGAGCTTCGAAGAAAGTTGAAG ATGTTTGGACTTCGACCTACACATTCAGCTTGTGGTGCTTGA